In the Sinorhizobium arboris LMG 14919 genome, one interval contains:
- the xylA gene encoding xylose isomerase — MSTGFFGDIAKIRYEGPESTNPLAFRHYNPDDIVLGKRMEDHLRFAVAYWHSFVWPGGDPFGGQTFERPWFKDSMEAAKLKADVAFEFFQLLGVPYYCFHDADVRPEGRNFAENTSNLNEIVDYFAKKQDATGVKLLWGTANLFSNRRFMAGAATNPDPDVFAFAAATVKTCIDATQRLGGENYVLWGGREGYETLLNTDLKRELDQLGRFLNLVVEYKHKIGFKGTILIEPKPQEPTKHQYDYDVATVYGFLKKYGLENEVKVNIEQGHAILAGHSFEHELALANALGIFGSIDMNRNDYQSGWDTDQFPNNVPEMVLAYYHVLAGGGFKTGGTNFDAKLRRQSIDPEDLLIGHIGGMDCCARGLKAAAKMIEDKALSAPLEERYAGWSVPEAKKMLEGGFSLEEIEAWVLKADVNPQPKSGRQELLENVVNRYV, encoded by the coding sequence GTGAGCACGGGATTTTTCGGCGATATAGCCAAGATCAGATATGAGGGACCGGAAAGCACCAATCCGCTCGCTTTCCGCCATTACAATCCGGACGACATCGTCCTCGGCAAGCGGATGGAGGATCATCTGCGCTTCGCCGTCGCCTACTGGCATAGTTTTGTCTGGCCGGGCGGCGATCCATTCGGCGGGCAGACTTTCGAGCGCCCCTGGTTCAAGGATTCGATGGAGGCCGCGAAGCTGAAAGCGGATGTCGCCTTTGAATTCTTCCAGCTTCTGGGCGTGCCGTACTACTGCTTCCACGATGCGGATGTGCGTCCCGAGGGGCGGAACTTCGCCGAGAACACGAGCAACCTCAACGAGATCGTCGACTATTTCGCGAAGAAGCAGGACGCGACCGGCGTCAAGCTGCTGTGGGGCACGGCGAACCTCTTTTCCAACCGCCGCTTCATGGCGGGGGCTGCGACGAATCCGGACCCGGACGTCTTCGCCTTTGCCGCCGCTACGGTGAAGACCTGCATCGACGCGACGCAGCGGCTCGGAGGCGAGAACTATGTGCTCTGGGGCGGACGCGAAGGTTACGAGACCCTGCTCAACACCGACCTCAAGCGCGAGCTCGATCAACTCGGCCGCTTCCTCAATCTGGTCGTCGAATACAAGCACAAGATCGGCTTCAAGGGCACGATCCTGATCGAGCCGAAGCCGCAGGAGCCGACCAAGCACCAGTACGACTACGACGTCGCGACCGTCTATGGCTTTCTCAAGAAATACGGACTCGAGAACGAGGTTAAGGTCAATATCGAGCAGGGCCACGCGATCCTTGCCGGACACTCCTTCGAACACGAGCTGGCGCTTGCCAATGCGCTCGGCATTTTCGGTTCGATCGACATGAACCGCAACGACTACCAGTCCGGCTGGGACACCGACCAGTTCCCCAACAACGTGCCGGAAATGGTCCTCGCCTATTACCACGTCCTTGCGGGCGGCGGTTTCAAGACCGGCGGCACGAATTTCGACGCCAAGCTGCGCCGCCAGTCGATTGATCCCGAAGACCTGCTGATCGGCCATATCGGCGGCATGGATTGCTGCGCGCGCGGCCTCAAGGCGGCCGCAAAGATGATCGAGGACAAGGCTCTCTCCGCCCCGCTCGAAGAGCGCTACGCCGGCTGGAGCGTGCCTGAGGCGAAGAAGATGCTCGAAGGCGGCTTCTCGCTCGAGGAGATCGAGGCCTGGGTGCTGAAGGCCGACGTCAATCCGCAGCCGAAATCCGGCAGGCAGGAACTTTTGGAAAACGTCGTCAACCGCTACGTCTGA
- the xylB gene encoding xylulokinase, with amino-acid sequence MYLGLDLGTSGVKAMLMDGEQRIVGSATGTLDVDRPHPGWSEQDPADWTRAADEAIARLRETHAQALAAVRGIGLSGQMHGATLLDEHDAVLRPCILWNDTRSFREAAALDSDPQFRALTGNIVFPGFTAPKLAWVRENEPEIFARVRWVLLPKDYLRLWLTGEHMSEMSDSAGTSWLDTGKRKWSASLLAATHLEERQMPELVEGTDGAGTLRPELAARWGMGSGVVVAGGAGDNAASACGMGTVGEGQAFVSLGTSGVLFAANASYLPNPESAVHAFCHALPNTWHQMGVILSATDALNWHSGISGRSAAELTGELGESLKAPGSVTFLPYLSGERTPHNDAAIRGVFAGLGHESSRAVLTQAVLEGVSFAIRDSLEALRAAGTTLTRVTAIGGGSRSRYWLRSIATALNLPVDLPADGDFGAAFGAARLGLIAATGADPLAVCTAPETAETMAPEASLVPAYEDAYQRYRRLYPAVKEATL; translated from the coding sequence ATGTATCTCGGACTGGATCTCGGCACGTCCGGCGTCAAGGCCATGCTGATGGACGGCGAGCAGCGGATCGTCGGCTCCGCCACCGGAACGCTCGACGTGGACCGGCCGCATCCCGGCTGGTCGGAACAGGATCCGGCGGACTGGACCCGTGCTGCAGACGAGGCGATCGCCCGACTGAGGGAAACGCATGCGCAAGCACTTGCCGCCGTCCGCGGCATCGGCCTCTCCGGGCAGATGCACGGCGCGACCTTGCTGGACGAGCACGATGCGGTACTGCGCCCGTGCATTTTGTGGAACGACACCCGCAGCTTCCGCGAGGCGGCAGCGCTCGACAGCGATCCGCAGTTCCGGGCGCTGACCGGCAACATCGTCTTTCCCGGCTTCACCGCACCGAAGCTCGCCTGGGTGCGTGAAAACGAGCCGGAGATTTTCGCCAGAGTTCGCTGGGTGCTGCTCCCGAAGGACTATCTGCGCCTTTGGCTGACCGGCGAGCATATGTCGGAAATGTCGGATTCGGCCGGCACGTCATGGCTCGACACGGGCAAGCGCAAGTGGTCCGCGAGCTTGCTTGCCGCTACGCATCTCGAAGAGCGGCAGATGCCGGAACTCGTCGAAGGCACCGATGGAGCCGGCACGCTGCGGCCGGAGCTCGCTGCGCGTTGGGGCATGGGATCTGGTGTCGTGGTCGCCGGCGGTGCGGGCGACAACGCCGCGTCGGCCTGTGGCATGGGGACGGTCGGAGAGGGCCAGGCCTTCGTCTCTCTCGGCACCTCCGGCGTGCTTTTCGCCGCCAATGCGAGTTATCTCCCCAATCCGGAGAGCGCGGTCCACGCCTTCTGCCACGCATTGCCGAACACCTGGCACCAGATGGGCGTGATCCTCTCGGCGACGGACGCGCTGAACTGGCATTCCGGCATCTCCGGGCGGAGTGCCGCCGAACTCACCGGCGAGCTGGGCGAGAGCCTAAAGGCGCCGGGCTCCGTGACGTTTCTTCCCTATCTCTCCGGCGAGCGCACCCCGCACAACGACGCGGCGATCCGCGGCGTCTTTGCCGGCCTCGGCCACGAGAGCTCCCGGGCGGTGCTGACGCAAGCGGTGCTCGAGGGCGTTTCCTTCGCCATCCGGGACAGCCTCGAGGCACTGCGCGCCGCCGGCACGACGCTGACGCGCGTGACGGCGATCGGCGGCGGCTCGCGCTCGCGTTACTGGCTGAGATCGATTGCGACCGCGCTGAACCTGCCGGTCGATCTGCCCGCCGACGGCGATTTCGGCGCTGCCTTCGGCGCGGCCCGGCTGGGCCTGATCGCTGCTACCGGCGCCGACCCGCTCGCGGTCTGCACGGCGCCCGAGACGGCGGAGACGATGGCGCCGGAGGCATCGCTCGTGCCCGCCTATGAAGATGCCTATCAGCGCTATCGCCGGCTTTATCCGGCGGTAAAGGAAGCGACGCTGTGA
- a CDS encoding LacI family DNA-binding transcriptional regulator: MRPTVHDIAAEAGVSLATVDRVLNNRPGVRRVTRDRVERAIATLGYVRDVAAANLAKGRSYPLVFILPAGENFFMRGLEAEVRSAMSRSATERLDITILSVPAFDAPALAAALIDARERRPAGVAVVAVDAPEVTEAVKRLREDGISVVTLVSDLPGSGRDHFAGVDNVAAGRTAGNLMGRFLGGREGPVAVLAGSMLVRDHRDRLEGFGAVMGEDFALRRILPVIEGQDNPSLVETLVGALIERHPDLAGIYSLGAGNRGLVAALERAGKGKAVCAIAHELTPHSRAGLLSGTIDAILNQNAGHEVRSAIRVLKAKADGLPVIAAQERIRIDIFLKDNLPLEQA, translated from the coding sequence ATGCGACCGACAGTTCACGATATCGCCGCCGAGGCGGGCGTCAGTCTCGCGACCGTGGACCGGGTGCTGAACAACCGTCCAGGCGTGAGAAGGGTCACCCGCGACAGGGTGGAACGGGCGATCGCCACGCTCGGCTATGTTCGCGACGTCGCCGCTGCCAATCTGGCCAAGGGCCGCAGCTATCCCCTGGTCTTCATCCTGCCCGCGGGCGAAAACTTCTTCATGCGCGGCCTCGAGGCCGAAGTGCGATCCGCCATGTCGCGTTCCGCAACCGAACGGCTGGATATCACGATCCTGTCGGTTCCGGCCTTCGACGCGCCGGCGCTCGCCGCCGCACTGATCGATGCGCGCGAGCGTCGGCCGGCGGGTGTCGCGGTGGTTGCCGTCGACGCGCCGGAGGTCACGGAGGCGGTGAAGCGGCTCCGCGAAGACGGTATTTCCGTCGTTACGCTCGTTTCCGATCTGCCGGGGTCCGGTCGCGATCACTTCGCCGGCGTCGACAATGTCGCCGCCGGTCGCACGGCCGGCAACCTGATGGGCCGGTTTCTCGGCGGCCGCGAAGGGCCCGTGGCGGTGCTTGCCGGCTCTATGCTTGTACGCGACCATCGCGACCGGCTGGAGGGTTTCGGGGCGGTAATGGGCGAGGATTTCGCCTTGCGCCGGATCCTGCCGGTGATCGAGGGGCAGGACAATCCGTCGCTCGTCGAGACGCTCGTCGGCGCGCTCATAGAGCGGCATCCCGACCTTGCCGGCATCTACAGCCTCGGCGCCGGCAATCGCGGCCTTGTCGCGGCTCTCGAAAGGGCCGGCAAGGGAAAGGCCGTTTGCGCGATCGCGCATGAACTGACGCCGCACAGCCGCGCCGGGCTTCTCTCGGGCACGATCGACGCGATCCTCAACCAGAATGCGGGCCACGAGGTCAGGAGCGCCATCCGGGTGCTGAAAGCAAAGGCGGACGGCCTGCCCGTGATCGCGGCGCAGGAGCGCATCCGCATCGATATTTTCCTGAAGGACAACCTGCCGCTCGAGCAGGCATAG
- a CDS encoding metallophosphoesterase — translation MFLAGAVGFGLSMAVGGRSPRAAGPAVDATFLFAADVHACLVSTKGLAPNCEQEGKTDANLLRHVAALNAITIEHWPETIGGKPSGLASAGTRISRPLGLVLGGDITDDGGGQVRQPREGRQLRQFQSRYEQAPGPHHIHVPVYVGLGNHDLDQDGPPPNADWYRRELRDYVELTHRRTVFYKPPVPVANYDPLSDSYSWDWGGLHLVHLQRFGGDQNKGAVSGLPWLKSDLSSSAADGRPVVLFQHYGWDGFSTETWDPAKRTFDDEGEGEPHWWSAHERQVLLDHLQSYNVVGLFHGHEHDRVMAYRVGEIDVFKPKAAFLGGFAVVRVTGSFMDVAFGEAEGEHGRVVFTQAFSKRFD, via the coding sequence ATGTTTCTCGCCGGTGCGGTCGGATTCGGTCTTTCGATGGCGGTGGGCGGCAGAAGTCCGAGGGCAGCCGGCCCCGCGGTCGACGCCACCTTCCTCTTTGCCGCGGATGTCCATGCCTGCCTCGTTTCGACGAAAGGGCTCGCACCGAATTGCGAGCAGGAAGGCAAGACCGACGCCAACCTGTTGCGCCATGTCGCCGCGCTCAACGCCATCACCATCGAGCATTGGCCGGAGACGATCGGCGGCAAGCCGAGCGGTCTCGCCAGCGCCGGCACGAGGATTTCGCGTCCGCTCGGCCTGGTGCTGGGCGGCGACATTACCGACGATGGCGGCGGCCAGGTTCGCCAGCCCCGCGAGGGACGGCAATTGCGCCAGTTCCAGAGCCGATACGAGCAGGCGCCGGGCCCGCACCATATTCATGTTCCCGTTTATGTCGGCCTTGGAAACCATGACCTCGATCAGGACGGACCGCCGCCGAATGCCGACTGGTATCGCCGGGAGCTGCGCGACTATGTCGAGCTCACCCATCGCCGCACCGTCTTCTACAAGCCGCCGGTGCCGGTCGCGAACTACGATCCGCTATCGGACAGCTATTCCTGGGACTGGGGCGGTCTTCATCTGGTGCACCTGCAGCGTTTCGGAGGCGACCAGAACAAGGGCGCGGTGAGTGGATTGCCGTGGCTCAAGAGCGATCTTTCCTCTTCTGCCGCCGATGGCCGGCCGGTCGTTCTCTTTCAGCATTACGGGTGGGACGGGTTTTCGACCGAAACCTGGGATCCGGCGAAAAGGACCTTCGATGACGAGGGGGAGGGCGAGCCGCACTGGTGGAGCGCCCACGAGCGCCAAGTGCTGCTCGACCACTTGCAGAGCTACAACGTCGTCGGCCTTTTCCACGGGCACGAGCATGACCGTGTCATGGCCTACAGGGTCGGCGAGATCGACGTCTTCAAGCCCAAGGCGGCCTTCCTCGGTGGCTTCGCCGTCGTGCGCGTCACCGGCAGCTTCATGGATGTAGCCTTTGGCGAAGCCGAGGGCGAGCATGGCCGCGTCGTCTTCACTCAAGCCTTCAGCAAACGTTTCGACTGA
- a CDS encoding DHA2 family efflux MFS transporter permease subunit gives MAATATAGAAAPSLPKAEEHMDPRRLIAFFAMVVGMFMAILDIQIVSASLAEIQAGLSAGSDEIGWVQTSYLIAEVIMIPLSGTLARIVSTRVLFSVAAAGFTAASALAATATNIEQMIVYRAIQGFIGGGMIPSVFAAAFTIFPPSKRNVVSPIIGLIATLAPTIGPTVGGYLSHAFSWHWLFLVNVIPGIIVATVTWIFIDFDKPELGLIKKFDWWGLLAMAIFLGSLEYVLEEGNANDWFNDDHIVMGAVATTVAAVIFFYRAFKVEFPVVDLKAFANRNFTFGSLFSFVMGIGLYGLTYLYPLYLGRIRGYDSLMIGETMFVSGLAMFLTAPVAGFLAGRLDPRAMMTIGFAGFAAGTWLMSQMTADWDFWELLVPQILRGCSLMLCMVPINNIALGTLPPARIRNASGLYNLTRNLGGAVGLAVINTILTQRQDFHYARLAEHVEWGNPEAVERMRNIASTFTAHGLDGTTAAVKQLAAMAQQQAVIMSFIDVFLLLTVLFLSMIAGVLMISKPQGAGPEGGGH, from the coding sequence ATGGCCGCAACAGCAACAGCGGGCGCGGCTGCGCCGAGCCTGCCCAAGGCCGAGGAGCACATGGACCCGCGGCGGCTTATCGCGTTTTTCGCGATGGTCGTCGGCATGTTCATGGCGATCCTCGACATCCAGATCGTCTCCGCCTCGCTCGCCGAGATCCAGGCGGGCCTGTCGGCCGGATCCGACGAGATCGGCTGGGTCCAGACGTCCTACCTGATCGCGGAAGTCATCATGATTCCGCTCTCGGGCACGCTTGCCCGCATCGTCTCGACGCGGGTGCTCTTCTCGGTAGCGGCCGCTGGCTTCACGGCGGCGAGCGCTCTTGCCGCCACGGCCACCAATATCGAACAGATGATCGTTTACCGGGCGATCCAGGGCTTTATCGGCGGCGGCATGATTCCGTCGGTCTTTGCCGCAGCCTTCACCATCTTCCCGCCATCGAAGCGCAACGTCGTATCGCCGATCATCGGACTCATCGCGACACTGGCGCCGACCATCGGCCCGACGGTCGGGGGCTATCTAAGCCATGCCTTTTCCTGGCACTGGCTGTTCCTCGTCAACGTCATTCCCGGCATCATCGTCGCGACGGTCACCTGGATATTCATTGACTTCGACAAGCCGGAACTTGGATTGATCAAGAAGTTCGACTGGTGGGGGCTTCTCGCCATGGCAATCTTTCTCGGCTCGCTCGAATACGTGCTGGAGGAAGGCAATGCCAATGACTGGTTCAACGACGACCACATCGTCATGGGCGCCGTCGCAACCACGGTCGCCGCCGTCATTTTCTTCTACCGGGCGTTCAAGGTCGAGTTTCCGGTCGTCGATCTCAAGGCCTTCGCCAACCGCAACTTCACCTTCGGCTCGCTCTTCTCATTCGTGATGGGGATCGGCCTTTACGGGCTCACCTATCTCTATCCGCTCTATCTCGGGCGCATCCGCGGCTACGATTCCCTGATGATCGGCGAGACCATGTTCGTCTCCGGCCTGGCCATGTTCCTCACGGCGCCGGTGGCGGGCTTCCTCGCCGGGCGATTGGATCCGCGGGCGATGATGACGATCGGCTTTGCCGGCTTTGCCGCGGGTACCTGGCTGATGAGCCAGATGACCGCCGACTGGGATTTCTGGGAGCTGCTCGTCCCGCAGATCCTGCGCGGCTGCTCGCTGATGCTGTGCATGGTGCCGATCAACAATATCGCGCTCGGCACCCTGCCGCCGGCGCGCATCCGCAACGCGTCGGGGCTCTATAACCTGACGCGTAACCTCGGCGGGGCAGTCGGGCTTGCGGTCATCAACACGATTCTCACGCAGCGCCAGGATTTCCACTACGCCCGGCTTGCCGAGCACGTGGAGTGGGGCAATCCGGAGGCCGTCGAGCGGATGCGCAACATCGCCTCGACCTTCACTGCGCACGGCCTCGACGGAACGACGGCGGCCGTCAAGCAGCTGGCGGCGATGGCCCAGCAGCAGGCGGTGATCATGTCCTTCATCGATGTCTTCCTGTTGCTGACGGTCCTGTTCCTGTCGATGATCGCCGGCGTCCTGATGATCTCCAAACCGCAGGGCGCCGGTCCCGAAGGCGGCGGACACTAG
- a CDS encoding HlyD family secretion protein, producing MSASSSSSAARVRPVGDDFEVADNQKAEARSPATEATAEKAGPQIAAPPTKRRKILPVLGLVLFGAAGWYGYDWWTNGRFLVSTDDAYIEGDIATISPKVSGYVAKVDVVANQRVRAGDPLVTLDDGDYRIAAEQAQAQIATQRLALDRFDAQIGGARASLAQSEAQKKALEATVRGAELAQKRASELQSKSFGTDASRDSAQVALDQARANLAGAEANIAAAKANITVLEAQRLEAESTIRSLELARDKANRDLGFTVLKAPYDGVIGNVAVQVGDLVSAGQRLAALVPTDQLYIDANFKETQIAHLVPGSKVEIHVDAYEDHPIEGTVASIAPASGSVFSLLPAENATGNFTKVIQRVPVRITLPADVLAEGHLRAGLSVVVDVDTRTAPEQSKVAAAQ from the coding sequence ATGTCCGCTTCCAGCTCATCCAGCGCTGCCCGTGTCCGTCCCGTCGGCGACGATTTCGAAGTCGCGGATAACCAGAAGGCCGAGGCCAGGAGCCCCGCAACCGAGGCCACCGCCGAAAAGGCGGGCCCGCAGATCGCTGCACCCCCGACGAAACGCCGTAAAATCCTTCCGGTACTGGGTCTGGTGCTCTTCGGGGCCGCCGGCTGGTACGGCTACGACTGGTGGACCAATGGGCGTTTCCTGGTCTCGACCGACGACGCTTACATAGAAGGGGACATCGCCACGATCTCGCCGAAGGTGTCCGGTTACGTTGCCAAGGTCGACGTTGTCGCCAATCAGCGTGTCAGGGCGGGCGATCCGCTCGTTACGCTCGACGACGGAGATTACCGCATTGCTGCCGAGCAGGCCCAGGCGCAGATCGCCACCCAGAGGCTGGCGCTCGACCGTTTCGACGCGCAGATCGGCGGCGCCAGGGCGAGCCTCGCCCAATCCGAAGCGCAGAAGAAGGCGCTTGAGGCAACCGTCCGCGGCGCGGAACTGGCACAGAAGCGCGCCAGCGAGCTCCAATCGAAGTCCTTCGGGACGGATGCTTCCCGCGACAGCGCCCAGGTGGCGCTCGATCAGGCGCGTGCGAATCTCGCCGGCGCCGAGGCCAACATCGCCGCGGCCAAGGCCAATATCACCGTGCTCGAAGCCCAACGGCTGGAAGCGGAAAGCACGATCCGATCGCTGGAACTTGCCCGCGACAAGGCGAATCGGGATCTCGGCTTTACCGTGCTCAAGGCGCCCTACGACGGCGTCATCGGCAATGTCGCGGTCCAGGTCGGCGATCTCGTTTCGGCCGGCCAGCGGCTCGCCGCGCTCGTGCCGACCGACCAGCTCTATATCGATGCCAACTTCAAGGAGACGCAGATCGCGCATCTGGTGCCGGGCTCCAAGGTTGAGATCCATGTCGACGCCTATGAGGATCACCCGATCGAAGGCACCGTCGCATCGATCGCGCCGGCCTCCGGCTCGGTCTTCTCGCTGCTGCCGGCCGAAAACGCGACCGGCAACTTCACCAAGGTCATCCAGCGCGTTCCGGTGCGCATCACGCTCCCGGCCGACGTGCTGGCGGAAGGGCACCTTCGCGCGGGGCTGAGCGTCGTCGTCGACGTCGACACCCGCACAGCACCGGAACAGTCGAAGGTCGCTGCGGCACAGTAA
- a CDS encoding TetR/AcrR family transcriptional regulator: MTSVTRAAQENSLHDQQEHPPGGGRHAAGADPVKREQILDGAKRVFMRSSFDAASMNDITREAGVSKGTLYVYFENKEDLFTALIARERNIIVNSVKQSLNGNEPIEEALHDFGVKLVTSITSDYTIRAMRTVLGVIDRMPRLAQRFFTATPENGYTVLKAYLDQQVSAGTLSIEDTEIAAKQFIDLAMAGMFKGRLFGMCDAVSAESIEKNVRSAIRVFLAAYGKKTGAE, encoded by the coding sequence ATGACCTCAGTGACACGCGCAGCGCAGGAAAATTCCCTGCACGATCAGCAGGAACACCCGCCGGGCGGCGGGCGCCACGCCGCCGGCGCGGATCCGGTCAAACGCGAGCAGATTCTCGACGGCGCCAAACGCGTTTTCATGCGAAGCAGTTTCGACGCCGCCAGCATGAACGACATCACCCGCGAGGCCGGCGTTTCGAAAGGCACTCTTTACGTCTATTTCGAAAACAAGGAAGACCTGTTCACCGCGCTCATCGCGCGCGAGCGCAATATTATCGTCAACAGCGTCAAGCAATCGTTGAACGGCAATGAGCCCATCGAGGAGGCGCTTCACGATTTCGGCGTGAAGCTCGTGACGAGCATCACTTCGGATTACACGATCCGCGCGATGCGGACCGTACTCGGCGTGATCGACCGGATGCCCCGGCTGGCGCAGCGCTTCTTCACTGCAACGCCCGAGAACGGCTATACGGTGCTCAAGGCCTATCTCGACCAGCAGGTCTCGGCGGGCACGCTCTCGATCGAAGACACGGAAATAGCCGCAAAACAGTTCATCGATCTGGCCATGGCCGGAATGTTCAAGGGCCGCCTCTTCGGCATGTGCGATGCGGTCTCTGCCGAAAGCATCGAAAAGAACGTCAGATCCGCCATCCGCGTTTTCCTGGCCGCCTACGGAAAGAAGACGGGCGCGGAGTAA
- a CDS encoding AraC family transcriptional regulator, which produces MSAIGRAIWFIESHFAEDISLDDIAAAAGLSRYHLSRVFGLSTGRSISAYIRGRRLSGAALALANGTSSILQVALEAGYGSHEAFTRAFREQFGVTPESIRKQRHVRNVELLEPIRMDDARTLKIEPPRFEESPGLLLAGLAETYDYNRTEGIPSLWQRFNAYFGNIPGQHGNIAYGVCTHSDGEAGRFRYMAAAEIRETEPLPAGFSTLKLPRQRYAIFVHRGHISGIATTAHHIFTTWFPESGCRHGELPDLMERYDERFDPHSGMGAVEIWVPLKA; this is translated from the coding sequence ATGAGTGCCATCGGAAGGGCGATCTGGTTCATCGAAAGCCATTTCGCCGAGGACATATCACTGGACGATATCGCCGCGGCCGCCGGCCTCTCGCGCTATCATCTTTCGCGCGTGTTCGGGCTTTCGACCGGACGGTCTATCAGCGCCTATATCCGCGGCCGGCGCCTCAGCGGGGCCGCGCTTGCCCTCGCCAACGGCACATCCAGCATCCTCCAAGTGGCCCTCGAGGCGGGCTACGGCTCGCATGAGGCTTTCACCCGTGCCTTCCGCGAGCAGTTCGGGGTGACACCCGAATCGATCCGCAAGCAGAGGCACGTCCGCAATGTCGAGCTCTTGGAGCCTATCAGAATGGACGACGCACGCACTTTGAAGATCGAACCGCCGCGCTTCGAGGAAAGCCCGGGGCTTCTTCTCGCCGGTCTCGCAGAGACCTATGACTATAACCGCACCGAAGGCATTCCTTCGCTCTGGCAGCGCTTCAACGCCTATTTCGGCAACATTCCCGGTCAGCACGGCAATATCGCCTATGGCGTCTGCACCCACTCGGACGGCGAGGCGGGCCGCTTCCGCTACATGGCTGCGGCGGAGATCAGGGAAACCGAGCCGCTGCCCGCCGGGTTTTCTACACTCAAGCTGCCCCGGCAGCGCTACGCAATCTTCGTCCATCGCGGGCATATTTCCGGCATCGCCACCACGGCCCACCACATCTTCACGACCTGGTTTCCGGAATCCGGCTGCCGGCACGGCGAATTGCCCGACCTGATGGAACGCTACGACGAGCGCTTCGATCCGCATTCCGGCATGGGTGCGGTCGAGATCTGGGTGCCCCTGAAGGCCTGA
- a CDS encoding TerC family protein, whose amino-acid sequence MQEILTLAQSPEAWIALITLIVMEVVLGIDNLIFISILTNKLPPENRVSARRIGIGLALVMRLALLGTIAWIVQLTQPVFEAFGHGFSWKDMILIAGGLFLVWKATKEIHHNVDPSDHEEDFIATSAINSFSAAIGQILLLDLVFSVDSIITAVGMTPHLPIMVVAVVVAVTVMLVAANPLANFIERNPTIVMLALAFLLMIGTTLIAEGMGFHVPKGYVYAAMAFSALVEILNMVARNARLKRQTARSE is encoded by the coding sequence ATGCAGGAAATCCTCACGCTTGCTCAAAGCCCAGAGGCGTGGATCGCCCTTATCACGCTCATCGTGATGGAGGTGGTCCTCGGCATCGACAACCTCATTTTCATCTCGATCCTCACCAACAAGCTGCCGCCGGAAAACCGGGTCAGCGCCCGGCGCATCGGCATCGGCCTCGCTCTCGTCATGCGGCTCGCACTGCTCGGCACCATCGCCTGGATCGTCCAGTTGACGCAGCCGGTCTTCGAAGCTTTCGGCCACGGCTTTTCCTGGAAGGACATGATCCTGATCGCCGGGGGGCTCTTCCTCGTCTGGAAGGCAACCAAGGAAATCCATCACAATGTCGACCCGAGCGATCATGAGGAGGACTTCATCGCCACCTCCGCGATCAACAGCTTTAGTGCCGCAATCGGACAAATCCTGCTTCTCGATCTCGTCTTCTCGGTCGACAGCATCATCACCGCCGTCGGCATGACTCCGCACCTGCCGATCATGGTTGTCGCCGTCGTCGTCGCCGTGACCGTCATGCTGGTTGCGGCGAACCCGCTTGCGAATTTCATCGAGAGAAATCCGACGATCGTCATGCTGGCGCTCGCTTTCCTCCTGATGATCGGGACGACACTGATCGCCGAAGGCATGGGTTTCCACGTGCCGAAGGGCTACGTCTATGCGGCCATGGCCTTTTCCGCACTTGTCGAAATTCTCAACATGGTCGCCCGCAATGCGCGCCTGAAGCGCCAGACCGCAAGGTCCGAGTAG